A single region of the Pelobates fuscus isolate aPelFus1 chromosome 4, aPelFus1.pri, whole genome shotgun sequence genome encodes:
- the LOC134608282 gene encoding fucolectin-1-like — protein MKCLTILLVCGLCAVGGWAHQFAPKPGDTNLAGFGIVTQSSDYGIGEAIRAIDGNNDTNYFSHPCSHTNNDYEPWWKLDLRMRATIDLIIITNRQDCCAERLRGVQVKVGNSPDGNNPVCGTVTDVSQARLPIPCRGAVGRYVTVTIPGRAEYLTLCQVEVNGHFIETEHDSPAKNLAGFGIVTQSSVYGFGGAARAIDGNNDTNYHKHPCSHTNKDYEPWWKLDLKRRATIDLIVITNRQDCCTERLRGAQVKVGDSPDGNNPVCGTITDLSQTRLPIPCQGALGRYVTVTIPGRAEYLTLCQVEVYGLFIETEHDSTS, from the exons ATACAAATTTGGCAGGATTTGGTATAGTCACTCAGAGCTCTGACTATGGCATTGGTGAGGCTATACGAGCTATCGATGGGAATAATGACACAAACTACTTCAGCCATCCCTGCAGTCACACAAATAATGACTACGAACCATGGTGGAAACTGGATCTGAGAATGAGAGCAACCATTGATTTAATCATCATAACGAACCGTCAGGATTGCTGCGCAGAGCGTTTGAGAGGAGTCCAGGTTAAAGTTGGAAATTCTCCTGATGGCAATAACCCAGT ATGTGGCACCGTCACAGACGTATCGCAAGCCAGACTCCCCATTCCTTGCCGTGGAGCGGTGGGACGCTACGTCACTGTGACCATCCCCGGCCGTGCTGAGTATCTGACACTGTGTCAAGTGGAGGTTAATGGGCATTTCATTGAAACAGAGCATGACTCACCAG CTAAAAATTTGGCAGGATTTGGTATAGTCACTCAGAGCTCTGTCTATGGCTTTGGTGGGGCTGCACGAGCTATCGATGGGAATAATGACACAAACTACCACAAACATCCCTGCAGTCACACAAATAAAGACTACGAACCCTGGTGGAAACTGGATCTGAAAAGGAGAGCGACCATTGATTTAATCGTCATAACGAACCGTCAGGATTGCTGCACAGAGCGTTTGAGAGGAGCCCAGGTTAAAGTCGGAGATTCTCCTGATGGCAACAACCCAGT ATGTGGCACCATCACAGACCTATCGCAAACCAGACTCCCCATTCCTTGCCAAGGAGCGTTGGGACGCTACGTCACTGTGACCATCCCCGGCCGTGCTGAGTATCTAACACTGTGTCAAGTGGAGGTTTATGGACTTTTCATTGAAACAGAGCATGACTCAACAAGTTAG